A part of Bacteroidota bacterium genomic DNA contains:
- a CDS encoding right-handed parallel beta-helix repeat-containing protein → MKKNSGISVRAILITLATILFGSQPMAQAQPNSTVVPYLGTGYKYMQVSWGLLSGFESPGYDDNAWATGDAGFGSIGGCTLNTTANVKTSWSVNTDILVRKWFSLPGGARNVMIRIAIDNDVQVFFNGQDVSGGLRTREGCAVRDSYVFGVPDEFLVTGSNLLAIRGRDRGSESYLDAEVLADIPVTVIVTNTLDSGGGSLRDALAVTNASKAIDTIKFNIPGTGVRTISPASPLPTIDRPVVIDGTTQPGFAGTPLIALNGVDAPDHTNGFHITGGSSTIKGLMISGFHAHGIKISVLSYNTILENAITGNGKAGIVVVSGLGNRISRNRIYENGELGIDLSDNGITPNQPPSRPPTPRPETSSLPNFGQNYPVLYYADVESSFVRGSVNSWPHNLLTIEVFRNDVIDPTGFGEGKTFIGTATFRSDANGNAVFSIPSLVPLSAGQFLSATATDSAGNTSEFSGNIIVGVRTKIYGDHFVVNTTFSGIPLRWANGEGVYSLSTDIPPSFIPPIDNAFGTWSALPQLNYSKVGSPSNNVWGGLPDGVNNVAWITSSWIYITGADPGTIAVTRVRYNSVTGEFTDVDIAFNAEHFPFVIVPPNPSPADTAGKKDVQNVATHEIGHYSGLGDIYDPGYPQYVPFMGEGNDFVTMYGFIKNGEVSKRELHPPDTAGIGYIFRSIPQSRVDVILVFDGAGTFASTEQAFEPAKNSALELVQKLRVGDRIGIVRLPNTVVSDLISIQDNASRQLASTRIEAMAAGGTSFLGQGLQTAQSVLNTSPLMNQGRAMILFSAGDNNGTPDALSVLPSLKTSQTRLFTLGFAGNPGQDLSSRLADSTGGSYHLASDTTLSQIVNEIWNTITGTQLLADTTFLSNAPGLTWQGGLTWQGGLTWQGAVDPGTSLLLPGLTWQGSTFLLSLLPPTPGDTITPFNYTNFPGVEHITGPTFAFYRIRNAAPGIWRLHVNGANTTPEPPSPEELRLSLVAITDVTMSLKFNKLNYAIDEVVSIETRLSQGGQSPGGEHVFGGGPITDAEVLADVIVPGSPGFQTVALTHTGAGIYGGSFTNTAVGGSYKFIVRARGQVAAADSFKRQVEQSVYVLAPFSTNAVLFAGAGIDLGADVVVNSGDVIVNNARPGSQVELSLGAKATTPAGFSVRANRISLKSHAKVFGDAYYNSLTNQGTISGSRNTPLSLPVVPALPPFETATAGTQDITVATKKATSIAPGTYRDIVVQPQATLTFNGGGVYQFRSITTKSKSRLLFNGQSRVRVVKDVNADADTYIGPAQGSPIDASGILFFVGGTGTQAVVLGPKAIVFANFYAPNGNITFKAQTEATGAFLANTINADAKAMITLGSAFSGILKPAAGGWTLEPEAMNGEGIPTTFALEQNYPNPFNPATTIRFALPEQRTVSIVVYDILGRAVRTLVQNTYDAGRYDVVWDGKNDQGQQVSSGVFFCHMKAGEFLEQKKMMFLK, encoded by the coding sequence ATGAAGAAAAACAGCGGGATTTCAGTCCGGGCAATTCTGATAACGCTTGCGACAATCTTGTTCGGCAGCCAGCCAATGGCGCAGGCGCAACCGAATTCGACGGTCGTTCCCTATTTGGGGACGGGATACAAGTATATGCAAGTAAGCTGGGGCTTGCTTTCAGGATTTGAATCGCCGGGCTACGACGATAACGCGTGGGCAACGGGCGATGCCGGCTTTGGATCGATAGGAGGTTGCACGCTCAACACTACAGCGAATGTGAAGACTTCATGGTCGGTCAACACCGACATTCTTGTACGAAAGTGGTTCTCGCTGCCTGGCGGTGCACGCAACGTGATGATCCGTATTGCGATTGACAACGATGTTCAGGTGTTCTTCAACGGGCAGGACGTTTCGGGTGGGTTGCGAACACGCGAGGGTTGTGCTGTTCGGGACAGTTATGTATTTGGCGTACCCGACGAGTTCCTTGTCACCGGAAGCAACCTTCTCGCAATTCGCGGCCGCGACCGCGGCTCGGAGTCGTATCTTGATGCTGAAGTGTTGGCGGATATTCCCGTTACTGTGATAGTCACCAATACGCTCGACAGCGGAGGCGGCTCATTGCGTGATGCTCTGGCAGTCACCAATGCGAGCAAGGCAATTGATACCATCAAGTTCAATATCCCCGGTACGGGTGTACGGACGATAAGCCCTGCATCGCCATTACCGACGATTGATCGTCCGGTGGTGATTGATGGAACAACCCAGCCCGGATTTGCCGGTACGCCTCTAATTGCGTTGAATGGAGTAGACGCCCCTGATCATACCAACGGTTTTCATATCACAGGGGGCTCCTCCACAATCAAAGGTCTAATGATCAGCGGCTTTCACGCGCACGGAATAAAGATCTCCGTACTTTCTTACAATACAATTTTGGAAAATGCCATAACCGGGAACGGCAAAGCGGGTATTGTCGTCGTGTCCGGGCTCGGCAATCGCATTTCGCGGAACCGGATATACGAGAACGGCGAGTTGGGAATTGATTTGAGCGACAACGGAATTACGCCGAATCAGCCCCCTTCGCGCCCGCCGACACCGCGCCCCGAAACGTCATCTCTCCCGAATTTCGGGCAGAACTATCCTGTGTTGTATTACGCAGATGTCGAGTCGTCGTTTGTGCGCGGCTCTGTCAACAGTTGGCCGCACAATCTTCTGACAATTGAGGTTTTCCGGAACGATGTTATCGATCCGACGGGTTTCGGTGAGGGCAAAACCTTCATAGGAACAGCAACTTTCAGATCGGATGCAAACGGTAATGCCGTGTTTTCCATTCCCTCCCTTGTTCCGCTCTCTGCCGGTCAGTTTCTTTCGGCAACTGCAACAGACTCCGCGGGGAATACATCGGAATTCTCCGGGAATATTATTGTCGGGGTTCGGACCAAGATTTACGGAGATCATTTTGTTGTCAATACAACATTCTCCGGCATTCCTTTGCGTTGGGCGAACGGCGAAGGCGTATATTCGTTGAGCACGGACATCCCACCCTCTTTCATACCTCCGATTGACAATGCATTTGGCACCTGGAGCGCCCTTCCACAGCTCAACTATTCAAAAGTTGGTTCTCCAAGTAACAACGTTTGGGGCGGCTTGCCCGACGGTGTGAATAATGTTGCGTGGATTACTTCAAGTTGGATATACATTACCGGAGCCGACCCGGGCACAATTGCGGTAACACGAGTTCGCTACAACAGCGTCACCGGAGAGTTCACGGATGTGGATATTGCCTTCAACGCCGAGCATTTTCCCTTCGTGATCGTCCCTCCGAATCCTTCTCCGGCAGATACGGCGGGGAAGAAGGATGTACAGAACGTTGCGACACACGAAATCGGACACTATAGCGGATTGGGGGATATTTATGATCCCGGGTATCCGCAGTACGTTCCGTTCATGGGAGAGGGAAATGATTTTGTGACGATGTACGGCTTCATCAAGAACGGCGAAGTATCAAAGCGCGAGTTGCATCCGCCCGATACTGCCGGTATTGGCTACATCTTCCGGAGCATTCCTCAAAGTAGAGTTGATGTGATACTCGTTTTCGACGGGGCGGGAACATTCGCCTCAACCGAGCAGGCTTTCGAGCCGGCAAAAAACAGCGCGTTGGAACTCGTTCAGAAGCTGAGAGTGGGAGATCGGATTGGCATTGTCCGTTTGCCCAATACAGTCGTTTCCGACCTCATTTCTATTCAGGACAATGCATCGCGACAGCTTGCGAGTACGAGAATCGAAGCAATGGCCGCCGGAGGGACGAGTTTTCTGGGGCAAGGATTGCAAACAGCACAGTCTGTGTTGAATACATCTCCGTTGATGAATCAGGGAAGGGCGATGATTCTGTTCAGTGCGGGAGATAACAACGGAACGCCCGATGCGCTCAGCGTTCTGCCATCTCTCAAAACCTCCCAAACCCGCTTGTTTACGCTCGGTTTCGCCGGAAATCCGGGCCAAGATCTGAGCAGCAGACTCGCTGACTCTACAGGCGGCTCATATCACCTTGCCTCCGATACGACACTCAGCCAAATTGTGAACGAGATTTGGAACACGATTACCGGCACACAGTTGCTCGCCGATACGACGTTTCTTTCGAACGCGCCCGGACTCACGTGGCAAGGAGGGTTGACGTGGCAGGGTGGTTTGACATGGCAGGGGGCGGTTGATCCCGGCACGTCGCTTCTTCTTCCGGGCCTGACATGGCAGGGGAGCACGTTTCTGTTGAGTCTGTTGCCGCCCACTCCCGGCGACACAATTACACCATTCAACTACACAAACTTCCCCGGCGTGGAACACATCACCGGCCCGACGTTTGCTTTCTACCGCATCCGCAATGCGGCGCCCGGAATTTGGAGGTTGCACGTTAACGGGGCCAACACCACTCCCGAGCCACCCTCCCCCGAAGAACTCAGGCTTTCGCTTGTTGCAATAACAGACGTGACCATGTCGCTGAAGTTCAACAAGCTGAACTATGCCATTGATGAAGTCGTGAGTATTGAGACCCGGCTTTCGCAAGGCGGGCAATCTCCGGGTGGCGAACATGTATTTGGCGGCGGCCCGATTACTGACGCGGAGGTTTTGGCCGATGTGATAGTGCCGGGAAGTCCCGGGTTCCAGACTGTTGCTTTAACACACACCGGAGCGGGAATTTACGGGGGTTCATTCACCAATACGGCAGTCGGAGGGAGCTACAAATTTATAGTCCGTGCCCGCGGTCAGGTTGCCGCTGCCGATAGTTTCAAACGGCAAGTCGAGCAATCGGTATATGTTCTTGCCCCGTTTTCCACAAATGCGGTTTTGTTTGCCGGTGCCGGAATCGACCTCGGGGCGGATGTTGTTGTGAATTCGGGCGATGTCATTGTTAATAATGCCCGACCCGGAAGTCAGGTCGAGTTGTCACTCGGGGCCAAAGCAACAACTCCTGCCGGATTCAGCGTGCGTGCCAACAGAATATCGCTGAAGAGTCATGCGAAAGTATTCGGAGATGCGTACTATAATAGCCTCACAAATCAGGGAACAATCAGCGGTTCGCGGAACACGCCTCTGAGTCTCCCGGTTGTTCCGGCCCTTCCGCCGTTCGAAACGGCGACAGCCGGAACGCAGGACATCACGGTTGCCACCAAAAAGGCGACATCAATTGCTCCGGGAACATACCGGGATATTGTGGTGCAACCGCAGGCAACGCTAACTTTCAATGGTGGAGGTGTCTACCAATTCAGATCGATTACAACGAAAAGCAAGTCAAGGCTGCTGTTTAACGGACAAAGCCGCGTTCGCGTCGTCAAGGACGTGAATGCCGATGCCGACACGTACATCGGGCCGGCACAAGGAAGCCCGATTGACGCATCAGGAATTCTCTTCTTTGTCGGCGGTACGGGAACACAAGCAGTCGTACTCGGCCCGAAGGCCATCGTATTTGCCAACTTCTATGCTCCGAACGGAAACATCACGTTCAAGGCACAGACGGAGGCTACGGGCGCCTTCCTCGCCAATACCATCAATGCCGATGCAAAAGCGATGATTACTTTGGGGAGCGCATTCTCCGGAATCCTCAAGCCTGCCGCAGGCGGATGGACACTCGAGCCGGAGGCAATGAACGGGGAAGGAATCCCGACCACGTTTGCCTTGGAACAAAACTACCCCAATCCTTTCAATCCTGCCACTACTATCCGGTTTGCGTTGCCAGAGCAGCGTACCGTGAGCATTGTGGTGTACGACATCCTCGGCAGAGCCGTAAGAACCCTGGTTCAAAATACGTACGACGCAGGGCGATATGATGTTGTATGGGACGGGAAGAACGACCAGGGACAGCAGGTCAGCAGCGGCGTGTTCTTCTGCCACATGAAAGCGGGAGAGTTTTTAGAACAGAAGAAGATGATGTTCTTGAAGTAA
- a CDS encoding SpoIIE family protein phosphatase, giving the protein MLFITGCRVAALFLAVLLVYANSFSQAKLRFSHLDVRHGLSQSSVTCIFQDSQGFMWLGTQEGLNRFDGYTFVVFKHNPADERSLNGNFIVSIYEDKDGVLWFETLTNAEVLNRFDKLTETFTEVQKDSIDLKNAKFSSVFPWYEDHAGVRWERKPGGGLRKLDTKTGIQTEYKNDPANPRSLSDNRVYSVYGDRSGTIWIGTRGALERYDPATDSFIHYKKEVGNPNSLSDNWVWPIFEDQLGTLWVGTVNSGLNRFDRESGVFTSYQHEDTDPRSLSSNWIFSIYQDRSGLLWVGTSGGGVNTFHPGLTSFTHYARDSRNPNSLNDNQVRTIHVDRSGIAWIGTPGGLNRLDKAKKTFTHYKSDPANPKSLGDVPNVIYEDRSGVLWVGTMSNGLDRFDRQTGTFIHYRRDPANPKSLSDNRIYALLEDRKGTFWVGTNGGGLNKFERASGTFKTYNHDPNIPASLSARTVWAIHEDHEGVLWVGTAAGGLNRFDPETETFTAFKNDKSNPSSLSDDVVVCIYEDRLHNLWVGTTGGLNRLDRATGNFTIYRETEGLPNNSIFGILEDGKGYLWLSTNKGLSRFDPVNETFRNYDASDGLQGEDFNQNAYAKNYSTGEMYFGGNGGFNVFHPDRVQDNPFVPPVVFSTFRRYNTDDSEGKAIEERGIPVRDKIELTYKDNIATFEFAALSYYNVFKNRYTYKLEGFSDNWIQLGTEHRATFTNLDPGTYTLRVKGSNNDGVWNEQGTAMILMVTPPWWKTAWAYAGYVLMFFGVLYQLRKFEINRREQKALVRESELRAKAAEAEKRALEAENERKTKELEEARQLQLSMLPREVPKLPHLEIAVFMKTATEVGGDYYDFHLAEDGTLSIACGDATGHGMQAGTVVTLTKGLFTSDASRLDIKSFLNHCSKAIKDIKLGRLLMAMTLVKINNHKISFATAGMPPVFICRNGSGTVEEVLLKGMPLGAMRNFPYIIHEEELQAGDSLLMLTDGLPEQKNAAGEMFDYARVHEVLKEAAGETPQELINRLALSGDEWMKGAVQEDDITMIAVKMKD; this is encoded by the coding sequence ATGTTATTCATTACAGGTTGCAGAGTTGCGGCCCTTTTTCTTGCTGTCCTGCTCGTTTACGCGAATTCCTTTTCCCAAGCCAAACTCAGGTTCTCGCATCTGGACGTCCGGCACGGGCTTTCCCAGAGTTCGGTGACATGCATCTTTCAGGATAGTCAAGGATTCATGTGGCTTGGAACGCAGGAAGGCCTCAACAGATTCGACGGATACACCTTTGTCGTCTTCAAGCATAACCCGGCCGACGAAAGGAGCCTGAACGGCAACTTCATCGTTTCCATTTACGAAGATAAGGACGGTGTTCTGTGGTTTGAGACACTCACCAATGCCGAGGTTCTCAACCGGTTCGACAAACTCACAGAGACGTTTACGGAGGTACAAAAGGACAGCATTGACCTGAAGAATGCAAAATTCAGTTCAGTTTTTCCCTGGTATGAGGATCATGCAGGCGTTCGCTGGGAAAGGAAGCCCGGCGGAGGGCTGAGGAAGCTTGATACAAAAACCGGCATTCAAACGGAATACAAGAATGACCCCGCCAACCCCCGAAGTCTGAGTGACAACAGAGTATATTCCGTGTACGGAGATCGCTCGGGCACGATATGGATAGGAACCCGTGGTGCCCTCGAACGCTACGATCCGGCAACCGATTCCTTCATCCACTACAAAAAGGAAGTCGGCAATCCGAATTCGCTGAGCGACAATTGGGTGTGGCCCATTTTTGAGGATCAACTAGGCACGCTATGGGTCGGCACGGTGAACAGCGGCTTGAACAGGTTTGATCGGGAGTCGGGCGTATTCACGAGCTACCAGCATGAGGATACCGACCCGAGAAGCTTGAGCAGCAATTGGATTTTTTCCATTTATCAGGATCGGTCGGGGCTTCTATGGGTTGGCACAAGCGGAGGCGGCGTGAACACGTTTCATCCGGGTTTGACTTCGTTCACCCATTACGCGAGAGATTCCCGGAATCCGAACAGCCTGAACGACAACCAGGTGAGAACAATCCACGTGGATCGTTCAGGCATTGCATGGATCGGAACGCCCGGCGGCCTCAATCGTCTGGATAAAGCGAAGAAAACCTTCACCCACTATAAATCCGATCCCGCCAACCCGAAAAGTCTGGGAGATGTTCCGAATGTTATTTATGAAGATCGTTCAGGTGTGTTGTGGGTTGGAACGATGAGTAACGGCCTCGACCGGTTCGACCGGCAGACGGGAACGTTCATACATTATCGCCGCGATCCCGCCAATCCGAAAAGCCTCAGCGATAACAGAATCTATGCATTGCTCGAAGACAGGAAGGGCACGTTTTGGGTCGGGACAAACGGCGGCGGGTTGAATAAATTCGAAAGGGCATCCGGAACATTCAAAACGTACAACCATGATCCGAATATTCCGGCCAGTTTGAGTGCAAGAACGGTATGGGCAATTCACGAAGACCATGAGGGTGTGTTGTGGGTCGGAACAGCCGCCGGCGGCCTCAACCGGTTTGATCCTGAAACGGAAACATTCACCGCTTTCAAGAATGACAAGTCAAATCCCTCAAGTCTGAGCGACGATGTTGTCGTTTGTATCTATGAAGATCGGCTGCATAACCTCTGGGTCGGTACTACCGGCGGGTTGAACCGGCTCGACCGCGCAACGGGGAACTTCACAATCTATCGTGAGACGGAGGGCCTGCCGAACAACAGCATCTTCGGAATTCTGGAAGACGGGAAGGGATATCTCTGGCTCAGCACCAACAAGGGATTGTCGAGATTCGATCCGGTGAATGAAACGTTCCGCAACTACGATGCGAGCGACGGCTTACAAGGGGAAGATTTCAATCAGAATGCCTATGCAAAGAACTATTCCACCGGTGAAATGTACTTCGGAGGCAACGGCGGCTTCAACGTTTTCCATCCTGACCGCGTGCAGGACAATCCGTTCGTTCCGCCCGTCGTCTTCAGTACATTTCGCAGATACAATACGGATGACAGTGAAGGAAAGGCTATCGAAGAACGGGGCATTCCTGTAAGAGACAAGATTGAGTTAACGTACAAAGACAATATCGCAACATTCGAATTTGCCGCGCTGAGCTACTACAACGTGTTCAAGAACCGTTACACGTACAAGCTGGAAGGCTTCAGCGACAACTGGATTCAGCTCGGCACCGAGCACAGGGCAACGTTCACCAACCTCGATCCCGGCACTTACACTCTGCGTGTGAAAGGCTCGAACAACGACGGCGTGTGGAACGAGCAAGGCACGGCAATGATTCTCATGGTCACTCCGCCCTGGTGGAAAACAGCCTGGGCTTATGCGGGATATGTGTTGATGTTCTTTGGAGTGCTGTATCAGCTTCGCAAGTTTGAAATCAACCGGCGGGAGCAGAAGGCACTTGTGCGGGAATCCGAACTGCGGGCGAAGGCTGCGGAAGCGGAAAAGCGGGCGCTGGAAGCCGAAAACGAACGCAAGACGAAGGAATTGGAAGAGGCGCGGCAACTTCAACTCTCCATGCTTCCTCGCGAAGTACCGAAACTCCCTCATCTGGAGATTGCCGTGTTCATGAAAACTGCGACCGAGGTAGGCGGCGACTATTACGATTTCCATCTCGCGGAAGACGGCACACTCAGCATCGCGTGCGGCGACGCAACCGGACACGGCATGCAGGCAGGAACTGTGGTTACATTGACGAAAGGACTCTTTACATCGGATGCTTCCCGGCTCGATATCAAATCATTCCTGAACCATTGCAGCAAAGCAATCAAGGATATCAAGTTGGGCCGGCTGCTGATGGCCATGACGCTCGTAAAAATCAACAATCACAAGATTTCCTTCGCAACGGCCGGGATGCCGCCCGTTTTCATTTGCAGAAACGGCAGCGGAACGGTTGAAGAGGTATTGCTCAAAGGCATGCCGTTAGGTGCAATGAGAAATTTTCCCTACATTATCCACGAGGAAGAATTGCAGGCCGGCGATTCACTGCTAATGCTGACCGACGGCCTGCCCGAGCAGAAGAACGCCGCTGGAGAAATGTTCGACTATGCCCGGGTTCACGAGGTGTTGAAGGAGGCGGCAGGCGAAACACCGCAAGAGTTGATCAACCGGCTCGCATTGTCGGGCGACGAGTGGATGAAGGGGGCTGTGCAGGAAGACGACATCACGATGATTGCCGTAAAGATGAAGGATTGA
- a CDS encoding ATP-binding protein codes for MHDTVALKIELPKIPDIELVAIEGLERLGRHLGITDEKVGEARVLVTEAIINALEHAGEENPVVQVEFTMSKQELTIFVRDYGKGFQPSAIQSPDIGKKFGSKDKRGWGLHLMKSMSDDFRIESKETGTKITLIKKLT; via the coding sequence ATGCATGATACCGTAGCTTTGAAAATCGAACTTCCTAAGATTCCCGATATCGAGTTGGTTGCGATTGAAGGGCTGGAACGTCTCGGCCGCCATCTCGGAATCACCGACGAGAAAGTTGGGGAAGCCCGCGTACTCGTTACAGAAGCGATCATCAATGCGCTGGAACATGCAGGCGAAGAGAACCCGGTTGTCCAGGTCGAATTCACGATGTCCAAACAAGAGTTGACGATTTTTGTCAGGGATTACGGGAAGGGATTCCAGCCTTCGGCAATTCAATCGCCGGACATCGGGAAGAAATTCGGCTCGAAAGACAAGCGCGGGTGGGGATTGCATCTGATGAAATCAATGTCGGATGATTTCCGCATCGAGTCGAAAGAAACAGGAACAAAGATTACGCTCATCAAGAAACTGACGTAG
- a CDS encoding STAS domain-containing protein — protein MEQEFTLTSEVQDGCLVIATSGYVNNKGGEAIAQEFSKHFDAGIKRVIINLAQSKVVNSIGMSFLIEIIERLEETGGKLVFTNLDPGVEKMLSIMGLFNFAGKEKTVQDALKSFSI, from the coding sequence ATGGAACAAGAGTTTACACTGACATCAGAAGTGCAGGACGGGTGTCTGGTGATTGCAACATCGGGATATGTCAACAACAAAGGCGGCGAAGCGATTGCGCAGGAGTTCAGCAAGCATTTTGACGCCGGCATCAAGCGCGTGATCATCAACCTGGCGCAATCAAAAGTTGTCAACTCCATCGGCATGTCTTTTCTGATCGAGATCATCGAACGGCTGGAAGAAACAGGCGGCAAGCTCGTGTTCACCAACTTGGATCCCGGTGTCGAGAAGATGCTTTCTATTATGGGATTGTTCAACTTTGCAGGGAAAGAAAAGACCGTGCAGGATGCCCTCAAGTCATTCTCAATATAG
- a CDS encoding PP2C family protein-serine/threonine phosphatase, giving the protein MASQHLVDRLSVQIDSLQDGFEALTRATNLKELSRQFFHLLRGNFVTSEISIYRKQKSADLWEFLYGKGHESSEYLGEASTTFALKGFGGKDPKLTAVQPLVDKSSAGVVLGRKLDGSTYSSLDKISLQIFLQLFANAYQAHLQQRKEKELIFSLNHRLLQLNSLIDTGIELTRPRKGVSPPVLALERAAVLTNASWGTYKKTVQGQSMEELVFPAGTKPHRIKDKRHRIHAGFKFRDATYAFNLYEKESRAGTIPFDETDTMLLAAVCRQVHAVIENQFLHNEELEKQKIEQDIAVAAAIQKRIIPERLPAIPGYDLFGINIPTKAVGGDYYDCIPLANGTYAFIMADVAGKGVPAALLVSSFHAYLTAYLEVEFSLLTLAQKLNSAMYRSSTPERYITGIVGVLNPSTGELETINAGHNPMYVHRNNSTVEEYANGGIAFGMLDIDFPYQSDRIIIQPGERVLLYTDGVPEAMNSDEKLYDTNDSFKKFMINNRPEGAEHFIHSLMSDVSSFTGSAPQSDDITALYLLRR; this is encoded by the coding sequence GTGGCATCTCAGCATCTCGTTGACCGGCTTTCTGTTCAAATTGATTCATTGCAGGATGGATTTGAAGCCCTCACTCGTGCTACGAACCTGAAAGAACTGTCCCGACAGTTCTTCCATCTTCTTCGCGGAAATTTCGTCACGTCGGAAATCTCCATTTATCGAAAACAGAAATCCGCCGACTTATGGGAATTTCTGTACGGCAAAGGGCACGAAAGCTCCGAATATCTCGGCGAAGCGTCAACGACGTTTGCGTTGAAGGGATTCGGCGGAAAAGATCCGAAACTGACTGCCGTTCAGCCGCTGGTGGATAAATCATCGGCGGGCGTTGTACTGGGACGCAAGCTCGACGGCAGCACGTATTCATCCCTCGACAAAATCTCACTTCAGATTTTTCTCCAACTCTTCGCAAATGCGTATCAGGCACACCTTCAGCAACGCAAAGAGAAGGAACTCATCTTTTCTCTCAATCACCGTCTGCTGCAACTGAACAGCCTCATCGATACCGGTATCGAATTGACGAGGCCGAGAAAGGGAGTCTCGCCCCCTGTTCTTGCTCTTGAGCGGGCCGCGGTTCTGACCAACGCATCGTGGGGTACATACAAGAAAACCGTTCAGGGGCAGTCAATGGAAGAACTGGTTTTCCCGGCCGGGACGAAGCCGCATCGTATCAAGGACAAGCGCCATCGCATTCATGCGGGATTCAAGTTTCGTGATGCAACATACGCGTTCAATCTGTACGAAAAGGAAAGCCGGGCAGGCACAATCCCGTTTGACGAAACCGACACGATGCTTCTTGCTGCTGTGTGCCGTCAGGTTCATGCAGTGATTGAAAACCAGTTTCTGCATAATGAAGAGTTGGAGAAGCAAAAAATCGAGCAGGATATTGCTGTTGCCGCGGCAATACAAAAGCGGATAATACCGGAAAGACTTCCCGCAATCCCGGGCTACGATCTGTTCGGTATCAATATTCCGACCAAGGCGGTCGGGGGGGATTATTACGATTGTATTCCTTTAGCGAACGGAACGTATGCGTTCATCATGGCGGATGTCGCGGGGAAGGGCGTTCCTGCCGCGTTGCTGGTCAGCAGTTTTCATGCTTATCTGACGGCGTATCTTGAGGTGGAATTTTCCTTGCTGACGCTGGCGCAGAAACTCAACAGCGCAATGTACCGTTCGTCTACTCCCGAACGGTATATTACCGGTATCGTCGGTGTTCTCAATCCGTCGACGGGAGAGTTGGAGACGATCAACGCCGGGCACAATCCGATGTACGTTCACCGGAACAACAGTACGGTGGAGGAATATGCGAATGGCGGCATAGCATTCGGCATGCTCGACATCGACTTTCCGTATCAGAGTGATCGGATCATCATCCAACCGGGAGAACGCGTGTTGCTGTACACGGACGGCGTTCCCGAGGCGATGAACAGCGACGAAAAGCTCTACGACACGAATGATTCGTTCAAGAAATTCATGATCAACAACCGGCCGGAAGGCGCGGAGCATTTCATACATTCGCTCATGAGCGATGTTTCCTCCTTCACAGGGTCGGCTCCGCAAAGCGACGACATTACTGCCCTGTATCTTCTTCGACGTTAA